The region CAATGTCTGCGATGGTATTAAGCATATTGGTAAGGTCGGCCATACTCATTAATTCCTGAATTTCCTGGTCGGAAAACCCTTCTGCCCGCAACGCCTCGAAGTCGTCGTCGGAAGTGGCGTGTGCGTCCATCGCGCATTTCGTGACGACCCGAATCGCCTGCCGGTACGAGGCCGGCACAAACTCCTGATCCAGGTCTTCGGTCAGCGACGGCGCGGGTTGGTCCGTCAGGGTACTTGCCAGTTGATTCACGGCAATGCCGTGCACGTGGGCGCAATACAGACAGCCCTTTTGCCGGGAGATGTGGTAGATGATCAGCTGCTTGAGGACCAGCGGCACCTTGCCGCGCAGCAGCGTACACTTCAGTTTCTCCCAGTTGCCACGCAGCAGTATCGCGTTGGCGCCCTGGCATTTAAACCAGTTGAGCACAAACGGAAGGCCCATTTCGCGCATGGTCTCCTGATATAGGAGCTTCACTTCGGGCGAAGCCGCCTCAAATTCAACAAGGGGAAAGCGAGCGTGAAAATGGGTCTGCATGATCGGGACGGATAGTACAAAAACAAACTCGGATGCGCGAGGGCAACTAATGTTGGTGACCGTACTTTATGGGGGGATATTACACAGAAAGCAGGAGCACGCGCCGGTTACAACAAAGGCCTCCGAAGCCGGAGACGGGTCATTTGAACGATGGAGCTGTAAGATTGAAAGGGTTTATGCGATGGATGGCGCAGAACCTGATTCTGACGGCCTGAAGAGTTGATTTGTCCAAGGGGGACCGGTTCTTGAAACAGTACAAAGATACATCGAAAGTAAACAGAATCATACACCGTGCGCCGGGGGAAATCGCCCAGAGCGTCGCCTGGGCGCACATGTAAGTTTTCAGAAAAGATTGCACAGCACGAAAATCACGCCTGAGTGGCACGTTGCCCGGTGTCGCAGGCCAAAGGGAATGTGCCCGAGCTCCGGCCGCTCCCACGAATATTCCCGATAAAATACCAAACCACGAAAAAGATATTGTAAAACTGTCGGTACGCCTTAGTTTTGCGGGTTCCCGAACTGGACTCATGCCAATCAATTACCACAGTACTAACCGACACCTGCCCAGCGGCACGTCCGAGCGTTTTCGGTTTGCCGAGGCGCTGGCACGCGGGCAAGCGCCCGACGGCGGGCTGCTGATGCCCGACCAAATTCCTACGCTTTCGCCCGAAACCCTCGAACGTTTGCGCGGTAAACCTTACGCCGAAGTGGCGTTTGCCGTTTTGTATCCCTTCGTGGAAGGCGAAATCGAAGCCGAGCGGCTGCGGGCGCTGTTGTACGACGCTTACACGTTCGACATTCCGGTGGAACCGCTGGGCGATCAGGTGTTGCTGGCGCGGCTCGACCAGGGGCCGACGGCCTCGTTCAAAGACTTTGCGGCCCGGGCCATGGCCCGCCTGATGAACGAATTTCGTCCGCCCGAGCAGCAGGTGACGGTATTGGTTGCTACCTCGGGCGATACGGGCAGCGCGGTAGGCGAAGCCTTTAAGGGCCTCGACGGGTTCCGTGTGGTCATTCTGTTCCCGGAACAGGAGGTCAGTGCGGTGCAGAAGCACCAGCTGGAGAGCATCGGGGGGAACGTGGTTGCCGTGTCGATCGACGGCAAGTTCGACGACTGCCAGCGTTACGTTAAGGCGGCCTTTACCGATCCCGATCTGAAGGCGCTGGGCCTCACGTCGGCCAATTCGATCAACGTGGGGCGGGTGCTGCCGCAGGTCGTTTACTACGTGTACCTCTACTTGAAGGTAGCGGCGCCCGGCGAAACGCTCAACTTCTGCATTCCGTCGGGCAACTTGGGCAACTCGCTGGGCGGAGAAATTGCCCGGCGCATGGGCCTGCCCATCGGCACCATCCTCATCGCCACCAACCGCAACGACGCGTTGCCCAGCTTCCTGCAAAGCGGCGCGTATGCCAAAATAGACCCCTCGCGGGCGTGCCTGTCCAACGCCATGAACGTGGGCAATCCCAGCAACCTGGCGCGTTATTTTGACCTGTACGGCGGTACGGTCGACAAAGACGGGGTGGTGCACCGGCAGCCGGATCTGGAACAGATGCGCCAGAATCTGAAGGGCGTCGCCGTGACCGACGAAGCCACCCGCGCGCGCATTCGCACCACGTACGACCAGTACGGCGTGGTGGTGGAGCCGCACGGTGCGGTAGGGTTGGAGGGGCTGGCGCAGGTGCCGCTGCCGGGACGTACCATCTGTTTCGAGACGGCCCATCCTGCCAAATTTCCCGAAGTGGTCGAAGAGGTGCTCCGGCTTTCGCCCGCACCAACCCCGGCCCTGGAGGCCATTCAGCACCGCACCGGAAAATCGGTGCCGCTGCCCAACGATTACAAACAGCTGAAGGCGTTTCTGCTCGCGTGGCAGGCCGCCGACACCACAGCGCTTTAAGACTTCGAAACGGTGGCGCGGGGCCATGGCCCCGGGAGAACACCGCAGGCAATCGGTCGGTACCATCCGGCCCGGATGTGCCTGGTAGTCACCACGCCCCGTGTTTCAATAACCTCAACAAACGTCTATCCTAGCGTACGATATGGAATGGATTAAAGTATTTGCCCCGGCGACCATCGGCAACATCGGCCCTGGGTTCGATGTATTGGGCCTGTCGGTCAAGTACGTGGGCGATACCCTCGAAGCCCGCAAAATTGAAGAAGGCATCGTCATCAGCGAGATCGAATCGGACATGCCGTTGTCGACCGATCCGGAAAAAAATACCGCGGGCATTGCGGCGGCCGAAGTCCTGAAAATCCTGAACATCACGGGAGGCGTGGAGCTGAAAATCAAAAAAGGCATGCCCTCCGGCTCGGGGCTGGGCTCGAGTGCGGCTTCGGCGGCGGCGGCGGCGTTTGCCACCAACTACCTGTACGGCGATCAGCTGACGCGCGAAGAGTTGATTTTGCCCGCTACGCGTGCGGAAGCATTTGTGTCCGGGGCCTTCTTTGCCGACAACACCGCCCCGTGTTTGCTGGGTGGCGCTACCCTGACGCGCTCCTGCATGCCGCTGGACGTGACCAAGATCGGCTCCATCTCCAACCTCCTGATCGTGTTGGTGACGCCCGACATCGTGGTGCTGACCAAAGAGGCTCGCGACATTCTGCCGACGCAGGTCGACATGAAAGACTTTATCTACAACATGGCCAATTCGTGTCTGATCACCGCGGCTTTTGCCAAGGACGATTACGGCCTGTTTGCCCGCAGCCTGAACGACGCGATTGTGGAACCGGCCCGCTCCAAGCTGATCGCCGGCTACGACGACGTGAAAGCCAATGCCCTGCGCGCCGGGGCCGACGGCGTGGCCATTTCGGGTTCGGGGCCGACGGTTTTCGCCATTACCAACGATCCACGGAAAGTACGCTTCATTCAGGACGCCATGGTGCGCACCTTCCGGATGCACGGGGTTGAGTCGACGAGCGTCATCACAGAAGTCGATAACGACGGTACCCGGCTGGTAGACGAGGAGTCGTAATTTGTCGTCGAACCAGGGGCTTTGCTTCGGTGTTGCGAGCAACCCGGGGCGGAGTGAACTGTGCATCGGCAATCCATAGGATTTCCCGGATGCGGGGTATGATCCTGGGAAGAATCTGCGTCATAATTTGGATGGCTTGAGGAGGATGCTATCTTTGACGCGCTTATTCAAACCATTGCTCACCTTAAAGAATACATCGATGTTGAATGATCTGATAGGTTCTATTAAAGGACAACTGGCAGGACAACTGGCTCAACAAACCGGCCTCACGGCCGATAAAGCCGACGATGCCGCCGAACTCGCCAAAGACAACGTGATTTCGCAACTGGGCAGCCAGGCGAAGCAGGGGAATCTGGGCGGGTTGCTCGACTTGTTCAAGCAGGGCTCGGCTCCGGCCGGAAACCCCATTATCAATTCCATGATCGGCGGCTATGTGACCGATCTGGTCAGCAAACTGGGCGTTCCGCAGGGCATCGCGCAACAAGTCGCCAACTTTGCCATCCCGTTCATCATGAACCACGTGCTCGGCAAAACTCCCAACGGCGATCAGATGGACCAGGGTGCCCTGGGCAACCTGCTGGGCGGCGACCTGCTCAAAGGGGCGGCCGGGCAGATTCTGGGCGGCCTCGGTGGCAACAAAGGAGGAGGCAATCCTCTGGGCGGTCTGGGTGGTCTGTTCAAATAGACCAACGCCGCAAGGAAGCAGCCCTTGGGCGACCGCTCCTGTGAGATGTTGACTTTTTAGTTCTATCATTATACCCAAAAACCATCATTACTCATGTCTAAACCCGTCAGCGAAATCGAGGGCATTGGTCCGGCTATGGCAGAAAAGCTTGCGAAGGCCAACATCAAAACTGTGGAAGGTCTGCTGGACAAATGCGGATCGGCCAAAGGCCGTAAAGAAGTAGCCGAACTCAGCGGGATTGACGCAAAGAAATTGCTTGACTTTGCCAACATGGCTGACCTGTTCCGCATCAACGGCGTCGGCAAGCAGTTTGCCGAACTACTGAAAGCCGCCGGTGTGGATACCGTGAAGGAACTGGGCACCCGCAAACCCGAGAACCTCCACGCCAAACTGGTAGAAGTGAACGAACAGAAAAAGCTCGCCAAATCGGTGCCGGCGCTGAGCCGCGTGCAGGCCTTTGTGGAAGAAGCCAAGACCATGGACGCCATGGTGACGCACTGAGCCCTTGTTACTTTCTTTGTAAAAAGCACCGTCTGTCACGGTGCTTTTTTGCGTTAGAGGCGAGCTGAACCCCGGACGCGTTTCTGGTGTTTGGTTCGTGGAACACGAGCCCGAAAACTGCCCATATTCTTAGAATTGCGCGATTCCGCTTGTGGAACTCCTGAAATGGCCTTACCTTTGAAGAGTAAAACAAACCAAAACGAACCAAATTCCTTGGAAGATTCTCAACACCTCCCTTCGCAGAACGGACAGTCGGCCAATGGGCAAAGCAACGGTCAGGCGGATGGATTCGATGCCGATGAGAAAATCACGGACATCGTTCCGCTCTCCGGGTTATACGAAAACTGGTTTCTGGATTATGCCTCGTACGTAATCCTGGAGCGGGCCGTGCCGGGCATTGGCGACGGCATGAAACCCGTACAGCGCCGTATTCTGCACGCCATGAAGGAGATGGACGACGGGCGGTTCAACAAAGTGGCCAACGTCATCGGGCAAACCATGCAATACCACCCGCACGGTGATGCTTCGATTGGCGACGCCATTGTGAACCTGGGGCAGAAGGATTTGTTGATCGAAACCCAGGGAAACTGGGGGGATGTGCGGACCGGCGACAGCGCGGCGGCCCCCCGGTACATCGAAGCGCGCCTCTCCAAGTTTGCCCACGATGTGCTGTTCAGCCCCAAGATTACCGAATGGCAGGCCTCGTACGACGGACGGAAGCGCGAGCCGGTTTCGTTGCCCGCCAAGTTTCCGCTGCTGCTGGCCCAGGGGGTGGAAGGCATCGCGGTCGGCTTGTCGACCAAGATCATGCCGCACAACTTCTGCGAACTGTGCGAAGCCTCGATTCAGGTGCTGAAAGGCAAACCCACCGACGTGTTGCCCGACTTCCCGACCGGCGGCACCGTCGACGTCAGCCAGTACAACGGTGGTCAGAAGGGCGGGCGCATCCGGGTGCGTGCCCGGATCGAATCCTACGACCGCAAGACGCTCGTGATCCGCGACATTCCTTACGGCACCACCACCACCAACCTGATCGATTCCATCATCAAGGCCAACGACAAAGGAAAGATCAAAGTCAAGCGCGTGGTCGACAACACGGCGCAGGATGTGGAAATTCTCGTGTCGCTGGCGCCCGGCGTTTCGCCCGACGTCACCATCGACGCCCTCTACGCCTTCACCGATTGTGAAGTCTCCATTTCGCCCAACGCGTGCGTCATCGTCAACAACAAGCCGCAGTTTTTGTCGGTGAACGACATTCTGCGCATCAACGCCGACAACACCATGGAGCTGTTGCGGCGCGAACTGGAGATCCGACGCAGCGAACTGAAGGAGAAAATCCTGTTTGCCTCGCTCGAAAAGATCTTCATCGAAAACCGCATCTACCGGAAAATCGAAGAGTGCGAAACGTGGCCCGACGTGATCGCCACGATCGACAAAGGCCTGAAGCCCTATAAGAAGCAGTTCTACCGGGAAATTACCCAGGACGACATCGTGCGGCTGACTGAAATCCGCATCAAGCGCATCTCGAAATACGATTCGTTCAAAGCCGACGAGCTGATGCGCGACCTGCAGACTGAACTGGACGAAGTAGAAAACAACCTGGCCAACCTGCGCGACTTCACGATCCTGTTCTTCAAGCAATTGCTGAAAAAATACGGGGCGGGGCGCGAGCGCAAAACGGAGATCCGGCAGTTCGATACCATTCAGGCGGCCGTGGTGGCGGTCAACAACCAGAAGCTTTATGTGAACCGGAAGGAAGGGTTCGTGGGCTATGGCCTGAAAAAAGACGAATTTGTCTGCGACTGTTCCGACCTGGACGACATCATCGTGATGCGCAAGGACGGCACCATGCAGGTGAGCAAGGTGGCCGAAAAGACCTTCGTGGGCAAGGACATTCTGTACGTGGGTGTGTTCAAACGCAACGACGAACGCATGGTCTACAACATGGCCTACCTGGACGGGGGCACCGGCCGCACCATGGTGAAACGATTCCAGGTGCTGGGCGTGACGCGCGACCGGGAGTACAACCTGATCAGCGATGCCAAGGGCTCGCGCGTGACGTACCTGTCGGCCAATCCGAACGGCGAGGCGGAAATTGTTACCGCGTACCTGACGCAGGGCTCGACCGCCCGCAAGAAATCGTTTGAGTTCGACTTTGCGACCATCGACATCAAAAACCGGAACTCGCGCGGCAACCTGCTGACCAAGTATCCGGTGCGACGGCTGCAACTGAAACAGGCCGGTTCTTCGACCCTGGGCGGGCTGGAGATCTGGTACGACCCGACCGTAGGGCGACTCAATACCGAAGAGCGCGGCTACTACGTGGGCGAATTCGAAGGCGAAGACCGCATTCTGGTCGTTCACAAAGACGGCAGCTACGAACTGACGACCTACGAACTGACCAACCGCTACGAACCCGATAGTGTCGGTGTCCTGGAGAAATTCGAGCCGGAAGGGGTGGTAACGGCCGTGTATTACGAAGGCAAACAGAAAGCCTATTACGTGAAGCGGTTCAACATCGAGACGTCGTCGATCAACAAGCGGTTCCTCTTCCTGCCCGATTCGCGCGGCACGAAGCTCATCTTGGCCACCACCGACCAACAGGCGCAACTGGAGGTGACCTACAAGAAAGACAAAAAGTCGCCGGTGGAAACAACGCAGTACGATTTCGACATGCTGGTCGACGTCAAAGGCTGGAAGGCCCTGGGAAATCGCCTGACCAACTTCGATGTCAGCAAGGTCAAACTACTGGCGTCGGACCCCGAACAGGACATCGAGAAGGTGGTGGAGAACGGCCGCATCAAGAGCAAAAGTCAGCTCGGCATTTTCTGACGAAGCCGAAGTTCATAAAAAAAGCCCGCTGCACGCAGCGGGCTTTTTTATGAACAGCTCACCCTTATTCGACAACAAGCTTGCGGGTCGCCCG is a window of Catalinimonas alkaloidigena DNA encoding:
- a CDS encoding DUF4332 domain-containing protein; translated protein: MSKPVSEIEGIGPAMAEKLAKANIKTVEGLLDKCGSAKGRKEVAELSGIDAKKLLDFANMADLFRINGVGKQFAELLKAAGVDTVKELGTRKPENLHAKLVEVNEQKKLAKSVPALSRVQAFVEEAKTMDAMVTH
- the thrC gene encoding threonine synthase produces the protein MPINYHSTNRHLPSGTSERFRFAEALARGQAPDGGLLMPDQIPTLSPETLERLRGKPYAEVAFAVLYPFVEGEIEAERLRALLYDAYTFDIPVEPLGDQVLLARLDQGPTASFKDFAARAMARLMNEFRPPEQQVTVLVATSGDTGSAVGEAFKGLDGFRVVILFPEQEVSAVQKHQLESIGGNVVAVSIDGKFDDCQRYVKAAFTDPDLKALGLTSANSINVGRVLPQVVYYVYLYLKVAAPGETLNFCIPSGNLGNSLGGEIARRMGLPIGTILIATNRNDALPSFLQSGAYAKIDPSRACLSNAMNVGNPSNLARYFDLYGGTVDKDGVVHRQPDLEQMRQNLKGVAVTDEATRARIRTTYDQYGVVVEPHGAVGLEGLAQVPLPGRTICFETAHPAKFPEVVEEVLRLSPAPTPALEAIQHRTGKSVPLPNDYKQLKAFLLAWQAADTTAL
- a CDS encoding carboxymuconolactone decarboxylase family protein — translated: MQTHFHARFPLVEFEAASPEVKLLYQETMREMGLPFVLNWFKCQGANAILLRGNWEKLKCTLLRGKVPLVLKQLIIYHISRQKGCLYCAHVHGIAVNQLASTLTDQPAPSLTEDLDQEFVPASYRQAIRVVTKCAMDAHATSDDDFEALRAEGFSDQEIQELMSMADLTNMLNTIADIAGIPIDDELLSSR
- a CDS encoding DNA gyrase/topoisomerase IV subunit A; this encodes MEDSQHLPSQNGQSANGQSNGQADGFDADEKITDIVPLSGLYENWFLDYASYVILERAVPGIGDGMKPVQRRILHAMKEMDDGRFNKVANVIGQTMQYHPHGDASIGDAIVNLGQKDLLIETQGNWGDVRTGDSAAAPRYIEARLSKFAHDVLFSPKITEWQASYDGRKREPVSLPAKFPLLLAQGVEGIAVGLSTKIMPHNFCELCEASIQVLKGKPTDVLPDFPTGGTVDVSQYNGGQKGGRIRVRARIESYDRKTLVIRDIPYGTTTTNLIDSIIKANDKGKIKVKRVVDNTAQDVEILVSLAPGVSPDVTIDALYAFTDCEVSISPNACVIVNNKPQFLSVNDILRINADNTMELLRRELEIRRSELKEKILFASLEKIFIENRIYRKIEECETWPDVIATIDKGLKPYKKQFYREITQDDIVRLTEIRIKRISKYDSFKADELMRDLQTELDEVENNLANLRDFTILFFKQLLKKYGAGRERKTEIRQFDTIQAAVVAVNNQKLYVNRKEGFVGYGLKKDEFVCDCSDLDDIIVMRKDGTMQVSKVAEKTFVGKDILYVGVFKRNDERMVYNMAYLDGGTGRTMVKRFQVLGVTRDREYNLISDAKGSRVTYLSANPNGEAEIVTAYLTQGSTARKKSFEFDFATIDIKNRNSRGNLLTKYPVRRLQLKQAGSSTLGGLEIWYDPTVGRLNTEERGYYVGEFEGEDRILVVHKDGSYELTTYELTNRYEPDSVGVLEKFEPEGVVTAVYYEGKQKAYYVKRFNIETSSINKRFLFLPDSRGTKLILATTDQQAQLEVTYKKDKKSPVETTQYDFDMLVDVKGWKALGNRLTNFDVSKVKLLASDPEQDIEKVVENGRIKSKSQLGIF
- a CDS encoding homoserine kinase, producing MEWIKVFAPATIGNIGPGFDVLGLSVKYVGDTLEARKIEEGIVISEIESDMPLSTDPEKNTAGIAAAEVLKILNITGGVELKIKKGMPSGSGLGSSAASAAAAAFATNYLYGDQLTREELILPATRAEAFVSGAFFADNTAPCLLGGATLTRSCMPLDVTKIGSISNLLIVLVTPDIVVLTKEARDILPTQVDMKDFIYNMANSCLITAAFAKDDYGLFARSLNDAIVEPARSKLIAGYDDVKANALRAGADGVAISGSGPTVFAITNDPRKVRFIQDAMVRTFRMHGVESTSVITEVDNDGTRLVDEES